The following DNA comes from Gordonia zhaorongruii.
CCCTGAAGTTCGCGGAGCTGTCGTCGCCCGACGATGTGGCCGCCCTCGACTTCACCACCCCGTTCGCCGTCAAGCAGGCGTACTCGCGTGGGTCGCAGGAGGTTTACAAGGTTTACCCGGGCGACGATCTGAGTCACCTCGCCTTCGATCCGACGAATCCGTGGATCGCGCAGGAGTGGCTGGAGGGCGACCGATACTGCACGTACTCCGTGTGCCGAGACGGCGAGGTGTACGCGCATGCGACGTATCCGGTGTCGTATGCGATCGACGGCAAGTCGTGCCTCACGTTCGAGCAGGTGGATCACGACGGAATCCTGGAGTGGACCAAGAAGTTCGCGAAGGCGGTCAACTTCACCGGGCACATGGGACTCGACTTCATCGACCACCCCGACCGGGGGCTGTACACGATCGAGTGCAACCCGCGCGGGACGAGCGGCATCATGATGTTCACGCGCGACTGCGGGGTGCATCGGGCGTTCTTCGGCGAGAACTCCGAGATCGTCTTCCCACCCGCCGGACGCACCACGATGATCGGTGCAGGCATGGCGATCTTCGGCTGGAAGAAGGATTCGTACCCGGACAACACATTCGGGAAGTTCTGGAAGCAGTTCCGCGAGGCGGACGACGTGATCGTCGACCCACTCGACCGGAAACCCGCCGTGATGATGCCGCTGGCCTACGCGAGCATCGCCCGGCAGGGTCACCGCTACGGTGTGGGCCTCGCCGAGGCGTTCATGCACGACCACGAGTGGGACGGCATCCGCATCACCTGACGGACTTCGATACGACGCCGGCGCCCGCAAGCTCAGGGGTCGTCACTCAATCGTCGAGGGGTGATCTATCGAGATCACCGGATTCCAGGCCCTGCACAGAAGTCGACGACGGCCTGCGTCGCGCGGTGCTCGGGGTCGAGCATCATCCCACCGTGGCCCTGCCCGTCGATGCGGAGGAAATCGGCATCGGGGATATGGGATGCGGCCTGGGCCGAGCCGTCGGCGGGGAAGAAGACGTCGTCGCCGAACCCGACGACCAGTGTCGGGCAGGAGATGGAGGCCAGGCGCTCGATCGTCGGCTCACCTGCGCGCATCCACGCGTACGACGCCGCCGTCTGCCCGTGCTGTCCCGCGTCGGACGCCCACGCGCTCTCCGGGCCGCCCATGAGGTCCCGCCAGGTGGCGACGGTCGCATCGTCGCGGAGCATCTCCGGCGACAGCGTGGTCATCAACTGCTCGAACAGCGATACCGATGCCGGAACGGCGCCGAGTCTTTCGATCAGTTCCAGTTCCATCTGGTTGACCACTTCGCCGATGGTCGACGAGCGGACACCTGCGACCATCGCGAGGCCGCGCACGGTGCCGCCCCAGACGTCGAGGAGCGCTTGCGAGACGTAGCAGCCCATCGAGTAGCCGACCAGCACGGCGTCGTTCACGCCGTAGTGATCGAGGACCTCAGCGGCGTCGACGGCCATGTGGTGCACCGAGTACGGCGCGGGTGGAGCCGACGAGGGTGCGATGCCGCGCGCAGAGTAGGTGACGACGCGGAAGCCGGCCGCCACGAGGGCTGCCGGCAGACCGGTGATCTGCCACGTGCCTGCAGGCATGCCGAGCCCCGCCGACAGCAGAACTGCCGGCCCGTCGCCGATGCTGGATGCCGAGATCTGCACACCGTCTCCGACGTCGACCATGTCCCGGTCCTCGCGGCTCATCGGATCACCGCCGTACCTCCGCCGGCCACGTGCTCAGCCCAGATTCCGGTCACCACCGGAACGCTACACGGATCGTGTTCTCGCGTGGCTCAGCTCATCGCGATCAGGCTGACGCCCAGACCGCCCAT
Coding sequences within:
- a CDS encoding ATP-grasp domain-containing protein: MVSGASKHVLITFARSFLTLNLARLMAAGGHRVTVVDCVPIAVSRYSNAVSAFHRVPAPKFEPQEYCRELAAIVEAEKVDMVIPIHEETDILAMMAGLFPETCELFLSPFELEDTLHNKLSYQRALDEHGFSTLKFAELSSPDDVAALDFTTPFAVKQAYSRGSQEVYKVYPGDDLSHLAFDPTNPWIAQEWLEGDRYCTYSVCRDGEVYAHATYPVSYAIDGKSCLTFEQVDHDGILEWTKKFAKAVNFTGHMGLDFIDHPDRGLYTIECNPRGTSGIMMFTRDCGVHRAFFGENSEIVFPPAGRTTMIGAGMAIFGWKKDSYPDNTFGKFWKQFREADDVIVDPLDRKPAVMMPLAYASIARQGHRYGVGLAEAFMHDHEWDGIRIT
- a CDS encoding alpha/beta fold hydrolase; protein product: MSREDRDMVDVGDGVQISASSIGDGPAVLLSAGLGMPAGTWQITGLPAALVAAGFRVVTYSARGIAPSSAPPAPYSVHHMAVDAAEVLDHYGVNDAVLVGYSMGCYVSQALLDVWGGTVRGLAMVAGVRSSTIGEVVNQMELELIERLGAVPASVSLFEQLMTTLSPEMLRDDATVATWRDLMGGPESAWASDAGQHGQTAASYAWMRAGEPTIERLASISCPTLVVGFGDDVFFPADGSAQAASHIPDADFLRIDGQGHGGMMLDPEHRATQAVVDFCAGPGIR